One genomic segment of Panicum virgatum strain AP13 chromosome 2N, P.virgatum_v5, whole genome shotgun sequence includes these proteins:
- the LOC120658303 gene encoding pentatricopeptide repeat-containing protein At2g22410, mitochondrial-like, with the protein MKSPSFRKKKKKRAQASPSMPPPAAAVASRHTTPSLLKLLRQCRSIQRLNQIHALLLVHGSFSAAAVASQLLASYCALPAAAGHAALRHARRLFDGIHEPDRFMYNTVIRACCDGSCPQEALRLHRSMLERGILPNEFTLPFVLKACTRARAWGHARAAHGVVVKLGFAGQVFVGNALLHFYASAGSLADSRRFFDEMVERNVVSWNSMIGGYAQEGDTREARVLFGEMRRQGFVEDEFTLVNLLLACSQEGNLEFGRLLHCHMLVSGSQVDLILGNALVDMYGKCGDLLMALRCFEMMPLKNVVSWTSMLCAWAKHGSVDAARDWFDQMPERNIVSWNAMISCYVQCGQCREALDLYNSMQSQGVAPDEVTLVAVLSACGQIGDLTFGKMMHLYIRDKINNPDVSLVNSLVDMYAKCGQVDTAISLFSKMCHKNVVSWNVIIGGLAMHGRALDSVMFFRSMVRDSFSPDEITFVALLSACSHGGLLEAGQHYFEAMRHVYSVKYELEHYACMVDLLGRRGYLEKAVCLIKEMPMKPDVVVWGALLGACRIHGSVEIGRQVIKQLLELEGISGGLLVLISNLLYETHRWEDMKRLRKLMKEWGARKDMGISSIEVNNSIHEFGVEDIRHESSSAIYTAVDHLSCHLISLHVLPVDLEELCVVE; encoded by the coding sequence ATGAAATCCCCatcctttcgcaaaaaaaaaaaaaaacgggcGCAAGCTTCGCCTTCGATGCctccgcccgcggccgcggtcgcctcCCGCCACACCACCCCCTCCCTGCTGAAACTGCTGCGCCAGTGCCGCTCCATCCAGCGCCTCAACCAGATCCacgccctcctcctcgtccacggctcgttctcggccgccgccgtcgcgtctCAGCTCCTCGCCTCCTACTGCGCGCTCCCCGCAGCCGCCGGGCATGCCGCGCTCCGCCACGCCCGCCGCCTGTTCGACGGAATCCACGAACCGGACAGGTTCATGTACAACACCGTCATCAGAGCCTGCTGCGACGGCAGCTGCCCGCAAGAAGCGCTCCGCCTCCACCGCAGCATGCTCGAGCGAGGGATACTGCCCAACGAGTTCACCCTGCCGTTCGTTCTCAAGGCGTGCACGAGAGCGCGGGCGTGGGGCCACGCGCGGGCTGCCCATGGCGTGGTTGTGAAGCTCGGCTTTGCGGGGCAGGTGTTTGTGGGGAACGCGCTTCTGCATTTTTACGCTTCAGCTGGCTCTCTGGCAGACTCTAGGCGGTTCTTTGATGAGATGGTGGAGAGGAACGTTGTGTCATGGAACTCGATGATCGGTGGATACGCCCAGGAGGGGGACACTAGGGAGGCACGCGTCTTATTTGGGGAGATGAGGCGTCAAGGCTTTGTGGAAGATGAGTTCACGTTGGTCAACCTGCTTCTCGCCTGCTCACAAGAGGGAAACCTTGAATTTGGCCGGCTCTTGCATTGTCATATGTTGGTTAGCGGATCTCAGGTTGATCTGATTCTTGGAAATGCTTTGGTGGACATGTACGGTAAGTGTGGTGATCTGTTGATGGCTCTCAGATGCTTTGAAATGATGCCCCTCAAGAATGTCGTTTCATGGACGTCCATGCTTTGCGCTTGGGCAAAGCATGGTTCAGTTGATGCTGCAAGGGATTGGTTTGACCAGATGCCAGAGAGGAACATAGTCTCGTGGAATGCCATGATCTCTTGCTATGTTCAATGTGGCCAATGCCGTGAAGCATTGGATCTTTATAACAGTATGCAATCCCAGGGTGTTGCTCCAGATgaggttaccttggtggctgtcCTCTCTGCTTGTGGACAAATTGGTGACTTGACTTTTGGGAAGATGATGCACCTTTACATTAGAGACAAAATCAATAATCCTGATGTCTCTCTAGTTAATTCACTTGTGGACATGTACGCAAAATGTGGTCAGGTAGACACAGCAATCAGCCTGTTCAGTAAAATGTGTCATAAAAACGTTGTTTCTTGGAATGTAATTATTGGGGGTCTGGCAATGCATGGCCGTGCACTGGACAGCGTCATGTTCTTCAGATCAATGGTAAGAGACTCCTTCTCGCCTGATGAGATCACTTTCGTGGCCCTTCTTTCTGCGTGCAGTCATGGGGGTCTACTAGAAGCTGGGCAGCATTACTTTGAAGCTATGAGACATGTTTACAGTGTTAAGTATGAACTTGAACATTATGCTTGCATGGTTGATCTTCTTGGCCGTCGTGGCTATCTTGAAAAGGCTGTTTGTCTAATAAAAGAAATGCCAATGAAGCCTGATGTTGTGGTCTGGGGCGCTTTGCTGGGAGCCTGCAGAATTCATGGGAGTGTCGAGATTGGAAGGCAGGTGATCAAGCAATTACTTGAGTTGGAGGGCATCAGCGGAGGTCTGCTTGTTCTAATTTCAAACTTGCTATACGAAACTCACCGGTGGGAAGACATGAAAAGACTTAGGAAGCTAATGAAAGAGTGGGGAGCCAGAAAGGATATGGGTAttagctcaattgaagtgaacAATAGCATCCATGAATTTGGAGTGGAAGATATTAGACATGAAAGCTCAAGTGCGATATATACAGCAGTTGATCATCTGTCATGTCATTTGATTTCTCTGCATGTGTTGCCTGTGGATCTGGAAGAGCTATGTGTGGTAGAGTGA